In a genomic window of Pseudomonas putida:
- the mksB gene encoding Mks condensin complex protein MksB — protein MIEPKRVLRALAEHWALLEPLCEHFDQGTLSLNELRSQLAAQQIDSTPQDITNLLDVWIRLDILVPVAKSPNRFELNAQIHDFLAYLRREHRLGLCLEIEAYLRHLERLAGYIQDAFDIRDGNDLARQLRLLDMRVRDVLKKLANDEQALVAVAERAKTSDRQIPLRQRYAEVLATWDEYVEPMIQLVNADGAFEQGVRKVENVLLKMLTEQQRLGHLVDDDMLLRTHARILEMQTSAQLTLRHARELLLPLREEARRHNAVTRGAALALSMIRRKGIDAVPQAAMPMFTRPQSTFLGSASQVEAYVYALARFEPKPARFPKAHKVHKGGDAPRAPRTVREMLDRCEDALPMPDLMTWLLEQEPDGATDELLYWFSRLSREKRFKRERLERRDYFTHEHQVSLRSFALLSAGPDAPENSASTPNAS, from the coding sequence ATGATCGAACCCAAGCGCGTCTTGCGCGCCCTCGCTGAACACTGGGCCCTGCTTGAGCCACTGTGCGAGCACTTCGACCAAGGCACCCTGAGCCTCAACGAACTGCGTTCACAGTTGGCCGCCCAGCAAATCGACAGCACGCCGCAGGACATCACCAACCTGCTCGACGTGTGGATTCGCCTCGATATTCTGGTTCCCGTGGCGAAAAGCCCGAACCGTTTCGAGCTCAATGCGCAGATTCACGACTTCCTGGCCTATCTGCGCCGGGAACACCGTCTGGGCCTGTGCCTGGAGATCGAAGCCTACCTGCGCCACCTCGAGCGCCTGGCCGGTTATATCCAGGACGCTTTCGACATTCGCGATGGCAACGACCTCGCGCGCCAGCTGCGACTGCTCGACATGCGGGTTCGTGATGTCCTGAAGAAACTCGCCAACGATGAACAGGCCCTGGTGGCCGTCGCCGAGCGGGCCAAGACCAGTGACCGGCAGATCCCGTTGCGTCAGCGCTATGCCGAGGTGCTGGCGACCTGGGACGAATACGTCGAGCCGATGATCCAGTTGGTTAACGCTGACGGCGCCTTCGAACAAGGCGTGCGCAAGGTCGAAAACGTTCTGCTGAAGATGCTCACCGAACAGCAACGTCTCGGCCATCTGGTTGATGACGACATGCTGTTGCGCACCCACGCGCGCATCCTCGAAATGCAGACCAGCGCCCAGTTGACCCTGCGTCACGCCCGCGAACTGCTGCTGCCACTGCGTGAAGAAGCACGCCGGCACAACGCCGTGACTCGTGGTGCGGCGCTGGCGCTGTCGATGATTCGCCGCAAGGGCATCGATGCCGTGCCGCAAGCGGCCATGCCGATGTTCACCCGGCCGCAAAGCACCTTCCTCGGCAGTGCCAGTCAGGTCGAGGCTTACGTTTATGCGTTGGCCCGCTTCGAACCGAAACCGGCACGCTTCCCCAAGGCGCACAAGGTCCACAAGGGCGGCGACGCGCCGCGTGCGCCACGCACGGTCCGCGAGATGCTCGACCGCTGCGAGGACGCCCTGCCGATGCCGGACCTGATGACCTGGCTGCTGGAACAGGAGCCGGACGGCGCCACCGACGAATTGCTGTACTGGTTCTCCCGCCTGTCCCGGGAAAAACGCTTCAAGCGCGAGCGCCTGGAACGCCGCGACTATTTCACACACGAGCACCAGGTCAGCCTGCGCTCCTTCGCCCTGCTCTCGGCTGGCCCTGATGCCCCCGAGAATTCTGCGAGCACGCCCAATGCATCTTGA
- the rimI gene encoding ribosomal protein S18-alanine N-acetyltransferase gives MSDSVSFRPMTEADLDAVLKIEYAAYSHPWTRGIFLDGLGKYQIWLMFEGQQQVGHGVVQIILDEAHLLNITVKPENQGRGLGLTLLEHLMSIAYKADARECFLEVRDSNTAAFKLYERYGFNEIGRRRDYYPAVGGREDAVVMACTLVD, from the coding sequence ATGAGTGACTCTGTATCGTTTCGCCCGATGACCGAGGCGGACCTGGACGCTGTACTGAAGATTGAATACGCCGCCTACAGTCATCCCTGGACCCGCGGCATTTTTCTCGATGGACTGGGCAAGTACCAGATCTGGCTGATGTTCGAAGGGCAGCAACAAGTCGGACACGGGGTGGTGCAGATCATCCTCGACGAAGCCCATTTGCTGAATATCACCGTCAAACCGGAAAACCAGGGCCGTGGCCTGGGTTTGACGCTGCTGGAGCATTTGATGTCGATTGCCTACAAGGCCGATGCCCGGGAGTGCTTCCTGGAAGTGCGCGACAGCAACACCGCCGCCTTCAAGCTATATGAACGTTATGGATTCAATGAAATCGGCCGGCGCCGGGATTACTACCCGGCGGTGGGTGGTCGTGAAGATGCGGTGGTCATGGCCTGCACCCTGGTCGACTGA
- a CDS encoding energy transducer TonB, giving the protein MQVVNWLPRTELPFAAPSRPQLLEPLEPLVVEPVAPAPVPEAAVAREAMPAAVKPAERVKIEVPRPSPASARAAAKPVEEVEEAPVVVKTPVVPPPRFALQLLRAGRCLLLVELPTGEAFQSRDPAYLLLKDMLRAAGLPDSPQIIGEPVRWPLLVRGSMDQGPEAARDFVQGFLGARLEEAPCACLWLIGLPAVRFAGEADAESYNRELQVEGLGSVWALPGLELLMEEPQRKAEVWQAMRRLMARWKETNE; this is encoded by the coding sequence ATGCAGGTGGTCAATTGGCTGCCGCGCACCGAATTGCCCTTTGCTGCGCCGTCGCGCCCGCAATTGCTGGAGCCGCTCGAACCGCTTGTCGTCGAGCCTGTGGCGCCGGCCCCCGTGCCTGAGGCGGCTGTGGCCAGAGAGGCCATGCCGGCCGCGGTCAAGCCCGCCGAACGGGTGAAAATCGAAGTGCCCCGACCATCGCCGGCAAGCGCGCGTGCCGCAGCCAAGCCGGTGGAAGAGGTCGAAGAGGCGCCAGTGGTGGTCAAGACACCAGTGGTACCGCCTCCGCGATTTGCCCTGCAACTGCTGCGCGCCGGTCGCTGCCTGCTGCTGGTGGAGTTACCCACAGGCGAAGCTTTCCAGTCCCGCGATCCTGCCTACCTGTTGCTCAAGGACATGCTGCGTGCCGCCGGTCTGCCGGACAGCCCGCAGATCATCGGCGAACCGGTGCGCTGGCCGCTGTTGGTGCGTGGCTCGATGGATCAGGGCCCGGAAGCGGCTCGCGATTTCGTGCAGGGCTTTCTCGGTGCCCGGCTCGAAGAGGCGCCGTGCGCCTGCCTGTGGCTGATCGGCCTGCCGGCGGTGCGATTCGCCGGCGAGGCCGATGCCGAATCCTACAACCGCGAACTTCAGGTCGAAGGCCTGGGTTCGGTCTGGGCCTTGCCGGGCCTGGAGTTATTAATGGAAGAGCCACAGCGTAAGGCTGAAGTCTGGCAAGCCATGCGTCGGCTGATGGCGCGCTGGAAAGAAACAAATGAGTGA